From the genome of Eublepharis macularius isolate TG4126 chromosome 12, MPM_Emac_v1.0, whole genome shotgun sequence, one region includes:
- the LOC129338207 gene encoding integrin alpha-M-like has translation MGAFEVFIICLLFFGATESVDEGFEFDLSDALAGLDIPQQKKETGRCPNDARDIVFVIDGSSSMRSSEFMHLKEFVKLIMKSFPNNTQFSLLQYSSRFQEHFDFKQFHRNPDADQLLSQVKQLGGSTHTASAIRNAVRDLFTPHRGARNTATKILVVVTDGLKTGDPLEYREAVTVADRAGVERFAVGVGLGFISTSAQQELRAIASHPTTEHVLHVRHFTDLRDTPQQLQEKICSRRGPAASQPPIPPKGPQPSIPSQAPDSCASHSDPQVLQKLERVLSGLDAISAKLDSLAIRQGKCGRDSHPFS, from the exons ATGGGAGCATTTGAAGTCTTCATCATCTGCCTCCTCTTCTTTGGAGCAACAG AGTCTGTTGATGAAGGTTTTGAATTTGATCTCTCAGATGCTTTAGCTGGGCTAGACATTCCACAACAAAAAAAGGAGACAGGAC GGTGTCCAAATGATGCCAGAGATATTGTCTTTGTGATTGATGGTTCCAGCAGCATGCGATCCTCAGAATTTATGCACTTGAAGGAGTTCGTTAAACTCATCATGAAAAGCTTTCCTAACAACACACAG TTCTCCCTCCTGCAATACTCCAGCCGCTTTCAGGAGCACTTTGACTTCAAACAATTTCACAGAAATCCCGATGCGGACCAACTCCTCAGCCAGGTCAAGCAGCTGGGGGGCTCCACACACACAGCCTCTGCCATCAGGAACGCTGT AAGGGACCTGTTCACCCCACACAGAGGCGCCCGCAACACAGCCACCAAGATTCTTGTGGTAGTGACAGATGGGCTGAAAACTGGGGACCCCTTAGAGTACCGAGAGGCTGTCACAGTGGCAGACAGAGCTGGAGTTGAGCGCTTCGCAGTTGGG GTCGGTTTGGGCTTCATAAGCACAAGTGCGCAACAGGAGCTCCGTGCTATTGCCTCCCATCCCACCACAGAGCACGTACTCCATGTGAGACACTTTACAGACCTCCGGGATACCCCTCAGCAACTGCAAGAGAAGATTTGTTCCAGACGCG GTCCAGCTGCTTCACAGCCCCCCATTCCTCCCAAGGGACCACAGCCCTCCATTCCATCACAGGCACCAGACAGCTGTGCTTCACACTCTGATCCACAGGTGCTGCAGAAACTGGAGCGGGTATTGAGTGGCCTGGATGCTATTAGTGCCAAACTGGACTCACTGGCCATCAGACAGGGGAAATGTGGGCGCGATTCCCATCCTTTTTCCTGA